A single Kribbella aluminosa DNA region contains:
- a CDS encoding carbohydrate ABC transporter permease, with the protein MSRVKSVATGKSRRAMVGGMPMPGLTERVAKAVFLAIICAVVVLPFIGVVSTSLAPAEEVTKAGGFVMFPAQGIDLSAYRSIFAGGTVTQALLVSGFITVVGTTIALFLTCTLGWALSRRGSVGNRPLLLVVLVSLLFNPGLIPTYLVVQQFGLLDSVWAVIVPVCVSAFNVIVVRAYFVGLPDAVIDSARIDGASEWKLFWHIGLPLSKALVAVIGLFYGVGYWNSFFSALLYLNDSSQWPLQLVLRTYVVNGVELGGQELGLGSETVPPQTSIQMAILMISIVPVLCVYPFIQRHFAKGVLTGAVKG; encoded by the coding sequence ATGAGCCGAGTCAAATCTGTTGCTACCGGCAAAAGCCGCCGGGCGATGGTCGGCGGTATGCCGATGCCCGGGCTGACCGAACGCGTCGCCAAGGCGGTCTTCCTGGCCATCATCTGCGCTGTCGTAGTGCTTCCGTTCATCGGCGTGGTCTCCACCAGCCTCGCGCCCGCCGAGGAGGTGACCAAGGCCGGCGGCTTCGTGATGTTTCCGGCCCAGGGCATCGACCTGTCGGCGTACCGTTCGATCTTCGCCGGCGGAACGGTGACGCAGGCGCTCCTGGTGAGCGGCTTCATCACCGTGGTCGGCACGACGATCGCGCTGTTCCTCACCTGCACCCTCGGCTGGGCGCTGAGCCGCCGCGGGAGCGTCGGCAACCGGCCGTTGCTTCTGGTCGTTCTCGTCAGCCTGCTGTTCAACCCGGGCCTGATCCCGACCTACCTCGTCGTCCAGCAGTTCGGGCTGTTGGACAGCGTGTGGGCCGTCATCGTCCCGGTCTGTGTCAGCGCGTTCAACGTGATCGTCGTCCGCGCGTACTTCGTCGGCCTGCCCGACGCGGTCATCGACTCCGCGCGGATCGACGGCGCCTCCGAATGGAAGCTGTTCTGGCACATCGGACTGCCGTTGTCCAAGGCACTGGTGGCGGTCATCGGGCTGTTCTACGGCGTCGGGTACTGGAACAGCTTCTTCAGTGCGTTGCTGTACCTCAACGACAGCAGCCAGTGGCCGTTGCAGCTCGTGCTGCGCACGTACGTGGTGAACGGGGTCGAGCTCGGCGGTCAGGAACTCGGGCTCGGTAGCGAGACGGTTCCACCCCAGACCTCCATCCAAATGGCCATCCTGATGATTTCGATCGTTCCGGTCCTGTGTGTCTATCCGTTCATCCAACGCCACTTCGCCAAGGGCGTGCTGACCGGAGCCGTGAAGGGCTGA
- a CDS encoding PmoA family protein — translation MPSSVVLSVREDDKALSISCGETELGRYVFMHDDAGYEAPKPYMHPIRSLSGAVLTSFRPWDHRWHKGLQMTWSHVSGQNFWGGPTFLPDRGYQNADNVGRIEHAGFDEVTCTGDRVQIDEKLSWITSTGERWIDEHRRHTVGDVDAGRGLWALTLNTRLRNGAGRPLDFGSPTTQGRPQAGYTGLFCRGPRSWTGGRILAPAALAIAGRSSAAAPIKWFVRREPFAAIAPSPSFDDEIVLADDQTLALQHRFVFVDHVCDTEELEALGAEFAL, via the coding sequence ATGCCCAGCTCCGTCGTCCTGTCCGTTCGTGAAGACGACAAGGCCCTCAGCATCAGCTGTGGAGAAACCGAACTCGGTCGCTACGTCTTCATGCACGACGACGCTGGGTACGAGGCGCCCAAGCCCTACATGCACCCGATCCGCAGCCTGAGCGGAGCCGTGCTGACGAGCTTCCGGCCCTGGGATCACCGTTGGCACAAGGGCCTGCAGATGACCTGGTCGCACGTGTCCGGGCAGAACTTCTGGGGCGGACCCACCTTCTTGCCCGATCGGGGTTACCAGAACGCGGACAACGTCGGCCGGATCGAGCATGCCGGCTTCGACGAGGTGACCTGCACGGGGGACCGGGTGCAGATCGACGAGAAACTCTCTTGGATCACCTCGACCGGGGAACGCTGGATCGACGAACATCGCAGACACACCGTCGGTGACGTCGACGCCGGTCGTGGACTCTGGGCGTTGACCTTGAACACCCGGTTGCGAAACGGCGCGGGACGACCGCTCGACTTCGGCAGCCCGACCACTCAGGGTCGCCCCCAAGCCGGCTACACGGGCCTGTTCTGCCGCGGTCCACGTTCGTGGACCGGCGGCAGGATTCTCGCGCCGGCCGCGCTGGCGATCGCTGGTCGATCGAGCGCAGCAGCGCCGATCAAGTGGTTCGTCCGCCGCGAGCCGTTCGCGGCGATCGCGCCGTCCCCATCGTTCGATGACGAGATTGTCCTGGCGGACGACCAGACCCTGGCGCTCCAGCACAGGTTCGTGTTCGTCGACCACGTGTGCGATACCGAGGAGCTCGAAGCGCTGGGCGCAGAGTTCGCGCTATGA
- a CDS encoding beta-galactosidase small subunit encodes MQWGLVSTWRWARLDDGVLLDLEVVPDGQFPDTLPRLGITFELPKVEHVEWYGAGPNEAYVDTRAAAAVGRYSATVDELQTPYVRPQENGHRIDTRWAVLTGSAGSLRIEAAPDLFGLTVRNWTTADLENAKHTIDLTAGDTTYVTVDLAQAGIGSNACGPDLPDKYQLHTTPRSVSVKFAG; translated from the coding sequence CTGCAATGGGGTCTCGTCTCTACCTGGCGCTGGGCCAGGCTCGACGATGGCGTACTGCTGGATCTCGAAGTTGTGCCGGACGGACAGTTCCCCGATACCCTTCCGCGACTCGGTATCACCTTCGAACTGCCGAAGGTCGAGCACGTCGAGTGGTACGGCGCCGGTCCCAACGAGGCGTACGTCGACACCCGCGCGGCCGCCGCGGTTGGCAGGTACTCTGCGACCGTCGACGAACTGCAGACCCCTTACGTCCGTCCGCAAGAGAACGGGCACCGCATCGACACTCGATGGGCCGTCCTCACGGGCTCGGCCGGATCCCTGCGAATCGAGGCCGCGCCGGACCTCTTCGGCCTGACCGTCCGGAACTGGACCACGGCCGACCTGGAAAACGCGAAACACACGATCGATCTGACCGCCGGTGACACGACGTACGTCACCGTCGACCTGGCCCAGGCCGGCATCGGCTCGAACGCCTGCGGCCCGGACCTCCCCGACAAGTACCAGCTCCACACCACCCCAAGATCCGTGTCGGTCAAGTTCGCCGGCTAG
- a CDS encoding transposase, translating into MESMGKKKPRPRRSFTPEFKAEIVELCQRGDRSVGQVAKDFDLTETAVRQWLNQAERDAGTGDGGLTTSEREELNQLRREARRLREDVEILKRATAFFAKETR; encoded by the coding sequence ATGGAGTCCATGGGCAAGAAGAAGCCGCGGCCTCGTCGTTCGTTCACACCTGAGTTCAAGGCCGAGATCGTCGAGCTGTGCCAGCGCGGCGACCGGTCGGTGGGTCAGGTCGCGAAGGACTTCGATCTGACCGAGACCGCGGTCCGGCAGTGGCTGAACCAGGCCGAGCGTGACGCCGGCACCGGTGATGGCGGGTTGACCACGAGCGAGCGAGAAGAGCTCAACCAGTTACGGCGGGAGGCTCGCCGGCTGCGTGAGGATGTCGAGATCCTCAAGCGGGCCACGGCTTTCTTCGCGAAGGAGACCCGGTGA
- a CDS encoding ABC transporter permease gives MRRDYPVLLLATPGLLVILAFQYYPLLGNVIAFQDYQPYLGIDQSLWAGLDNFKVIFDGDPEFLNAVKNTLILTVIQTVIVFPAPIVVAVVLHSLLSNRLRQLVQSIIYLPHFMSWVIVVAVFQQVLGGTGMINNWLRSNGHDPLHIIGNVEVFRALLTSQVLWKDTGWATILFLAVLSQIDRALYEASSVDGAGRWRQTWHVTLPGLKPIIILLLILKLGDSLTVGFEQTVLQQQAVGVDASEVLDTYVYNNGIIGGNWGVAAAVGLVKSAVALTLVLTANKIAHRLGEEGVYRG, from the coding sequence TTGCGACGGGACTACCCGGTGCTCCTGCTGGCGACACCAGGGCTGCTTGTCATCCTCGCGTTCCAGTACTACCCGCTGCTCGGGAACGTCATCGCATTCCAGGACTACCAGCCGTACCTGGGAATCGATCAGAGCCTCTGGGCTGGCCTGGACAACTTCAAGGTGATCTTCGACGGCGACCCCGAGTTCCTGAACGCCGTCAAGAACACCCTGATCCTGACTGTCATCCAGACGGTGATCGTGTTTCCAGCACCGATTGTCGTAGCCGTCGTTCTGCACAGCCTGCTGTCGAACCGGCTGCGGCAGCTGGTCCAGTCGATCATCTACCTCCCGCACTTCATGTCCTGGGTGATCGTGGTCGCGGTGTTCCAGCAGGTGCTCGGCGGGACCGGGATGATCAACAACTGGCTGCGGTCCAACGGGCATGACCCGCTCCACATCATCGGGAACGTCGAGGTCTTCCGGGCCCTGCTGACCTCGCAGGTGCTATGGAAGGACACCGGGTGGGCGACCATCCTGTTCCTGGCCGTGCTGTCGCAGATCGACCGGGCGCTCTACGAAGCGTCGTCAGTCGACGGCGCCGGGCGCTGGCGGCAGACCTGGCACGTGACCCTGCCGGGACTCAAACCGATCATCATCCTGCTGCTGATCCTCAAGCTCGGGGACTCGCTGACCGTCGGATTCGAGCAGACAGTCCTGCAGCAGCAGGCGGTCGGCGTAGACGCGAGTGAGGTTCTCGACACCTACGTCTACAACAACGGAATCATCGGCGGGAACTGGGGCGTCGCCGCCGCTGTCGGCCTGGTGAAGAGTGCTGTGGCGCTGACCCTGGTGCTGACCGCGAACAAGATCGCACACCGCCTCGGCGAGGAAGGGGTGTACCGGGGATGA
- a CDS encoding glycoside hydrolase family 2 TIM barrel-domain containing protein produces the protein MTHDHSYVEDFAPDANVLPPRAWLDDASARLSLSGDWTFRLSPSVADAPDDLKDPDTRGWDTIAVPGHWQLSGYGAPAYTNVVYPFPLEPPFVPTGNPTGDYVRTVTVPADWVDARVVLRFEGVDSRFAVYVNGERVGWSSGSRLPSEFDLTNVVEPGKEVRIAVRVHQWSLGSYVEDQDMWWLSGIFREVNLMALRPGAPTDVFVHASYAGGTGTLSVDADVAGTVVVPELDLEFATGAEVTAAVEPWSAESPRLYDGVLRTEDGEVLLRIGFRTVAIADGVLTVNGNRVLFSGVNRHEFHPDRGRALTEQDMLDDVLIMKRAGINAVRTSHYPPHPHFLSLCDEYGLYVIDECDLESHGFGYEPQPPKLPNPVMDDRFRDDLVGRMRRMVERDKNHPSIVIWSLGNECGIGENLRAMYAFAKDRDPSRPVHYKLDRGMQLGDVYSETYTSVENVEKIGADPASHKGMPFIVCEYGHAMGNGPGGLLDYREVFEKYPRCQGGFIWEFIDHGLRTTIDGREVYAYGGDFGETIHDGNFVCDGLLFPDRTPSPGMHEYAKVIEPLRIVADGNRVAITNLYEVLDTSHLTFSYVVETEGVQVDAGSLPVPAIAAGQTVTVDLPDADASKPETWVTVTASLAADTSWADAGHRIAWGQIRLDEPAPAAPIATGTPADGVAGVDGITVGALRNVRLDVWRAPTDNDAVPGAAWRAPGVASAWKEAGPAPCPAPNRLHRRQ, from the coding sequence GTGACCCATGACCATAGCTATGTAGAAGACTTTGCGCCCGACGCGAACGTGCTGCCTCCGCGCGCTTGGCTGGACGACGCGTCTGCGCGATTGTCGTTGAGTGGTGACTGGACTTTCCGGCTGTCGCCGAGTGTGGCGGACGCGCCGGATGACCTGAAGGATCCCGACACCCGTGGGTGGGACACGATCGCCGTCCCGGGGCACTGGCAGCTCAGTGGGTACGGCGCGCCCGCATACACGAATGTGGTCTATCCGTTCCCGCTCGAGCCGCCGTTCGTGCCGACGGGCAACCCGACCGGTGACTATGTCCGGACCGTGACGGTCCCGGCGGACTGGGTCGACGCCCGGGTGGTGCTGCGGTTCGAGGGTGTCGATTCCCGGTTCGCGGTGTACGTGAACGGTGAGCGGGTCGGCTGGTCGTCCGGCTCCCGGCTGCCATCGGAGTTCGACCTCACCAACGTGGTTGAACCCGGCAAGGAGGTCCGGATCGCGGTCCGGGTGCACCAATGGTCGCTCGGCAGCTATGTCGAGGATCAAGACATGTGGTGGCTGTCGGGGATCTTCCGTGAGGTCAACCTGATGGCACTCCGTCCGGGTGCTCCGACCGACGTGTTCGTACACGCGTCGTACGCCGGCGGCACCGGTACGCTGTCGGTGGACGCCGATGTCGCGGGCACGGTCGTCGTACCCGAGCTGGACCTGGAGTTTGCAACCGGTGCCGAGGTCACCGCAGCCGTCGAGCCATGGTCGGCCGAGAGCCCGCGGCTTTACGACGGTGTGTTGCGGACCGAAGATGGTGAGGTCCTGTTGCGGATCGGCTTCCGCACGGTCGCGATCGCCGACGGCGTGCTGACGGTGAATGGGAATCGGGTGTTGTTCAGCGGCGTCAACCGGCACGAGTTCCATCCCGACCGCGGGCGGGCGCTGACCGAGCAGGACATGCTCGACGACGTACTGATCATGAAGCGCGCCGGGATCAACGCGGTCCGCACCAGCCACTACCCGCCGCACCCGCACTTCCTGTCGCTGTGTGACGAGTACGGGCTGTACGTGATCGACGAGTGCGACCTGGAGTCGCACGGGTTCGGGTACGAGCCGCAGCCGCCGAAGCTGCCGAACCCGGTGATGGACGACCGGTTCCGTGACGACCTGGTCGGCCGGATGCGGCGGATGGTGGAGCGGGACAAGAACCACCCGTCGATCGTGATCTGGTCGCTCGGCAACGAGTGCGGGATCGGCGAGAACCTGCGTGCGATGTATGCCTTCGCCAAGGACCGCGACCCCTCCCGTCCTGTCCACTACAAGCTGGACCGGGGCATGCAGCTCGGCGACGTGTACTCCGAGACGTACACCTCTGTGGAGAACGTGGAGAAGATCGGCGCGGACCCGGCGTCGCACAAGGGAATGCCGTTCATCGTGTGCGAGTACGGCCACGCGATGGGCAATGGTCCGGGCGGGTTGCTCGACTACCGCGAGGTGTTCGAGAAGTACCCGCGGTGTCAGGGCGGGTTCATCTGGGAGTTCATCGACCACGGTCTGCGGACGACGATCGACGGGCGCGAGGTGTACGCGTACGGCGGGGACTTCGGGGAAACGATCCACGACGGGAACTTCGTCTGCGACGGGCTGCTGTTCCCGGACCGGACGCCGTCGCCGGGCATGCACGAGTACGCGAAGGTGATCGAGCCGCTGCGGATCGTTGCTGATGGCAACCGGGTGGCGATCACCAACCTGTACGAGGTGCTGGACACGAGTCACCTGACGTTCAGCTATGTGGTGGAGACCGAAGGCGTGCAGGTGGACGCCGGGAGTTTGCCGGTTCCGGCGATCGCCGCCGGCCAGACCGTGACGGTGGACCTGCCGGACGCCGATGCGTCGAAGCCCGAGACCTGGGTGACAGTTACCGCATCGCTGGCTGCAGACACTTCGTGGGCCGACGCCGGTCACCGGATCGCCTGGGGGCAGATCCGGCTGGACGAGCCGGCACCTGCAGCTCCGATCGCGACCGGTACGCCGGCTGATGGTGTTGCCGGGGTCGACGGGATCACCGTCGGTGCGCTGCGGAACGTGCGGCTCGACGTCTGGCGCGCCCCGACCGATAACGACGCCGTCCCCGGCGCCGCCTGGAGGGCCCCCGGGGTCGCCAGCGCCTGGAAGGAGGCCGGCCCTGCACCGTGTCCAGCACCGAATCGTCTCCACCGGCGTCAATGA
- a CDS encoding LacI family DNA-binding transcriptional regulator has translation MTDVGAPRITIHEVARRAGVSHQTVSRYFRRIESLKPATRQKIEAVVSELNYRPNPVARSMRTKRSGRLATILPSTPSLLHSQLLGGAAAIAQAEGYLLEVVTIVGDARTRADRVLELAANGGFEGILSLSPLALDLERSPVPIVATGDYDDQFRSQGELADASVVRNIIEHLVSLGHRDFLHIAGPQTFTSARNRKLVYETTIEELGLRSYGVADGDWSGQSGYDAVQGLPATCGVTAVIAASDQAAMGAIRAALERGWRVPDDISVFGWDDYDMGRYATPALSTVAVDRDAQGREAILKLIATVRGEEPPEPSHDPINRIIIRESVAPAPRRGAQDTSS, from the coding sequence ATGACCGACGTGGGCGCCCCACGAATCACGATCCATGAGGTGGCGCGCCGGGCAGGTGTCTCCCATCAGACGGTGTCGCGTTACTTCCGCCGGATCGAGAGTCTCAAGCCGGCGACCCGGCAGAAGATCGAAGCTGTCGTTTCCGAGCTGAACTACCGACCGAATCCGGTGGCGCGGTCGATGCGCACAAAGCGCAGCGGCAGGCTCGCCACGATCCTGCCTTCCACTCCCAGCCTGCTGCACTCCCAGCTGCTCGGCGGGGCTGCTGCCATCGCACAGGCCGAGGGATACCTACTCGAGGTCGTCACCATCGTCGGCGACGCCCGGACCCGGGCCGACCGCGTGCTCGAACTCGCTGCCAACGGTGGTTTCGAAGGGATCCTGTCGCTCAGCCCGCTCGCCCTGGATCTCGAGCGATCACCCGTTCCCATCGTGGCCACCGGGGACTACGACGACCAGTTTCGTAGCCAAGGCGAACTCGCGGACGCCTCGGTGGTCCGGAACATCATCGAGCACCTGGTATCGCTCGGCCACCGGGACTTCCTCCACATCGCCGGCCCCCAGACGTTCACGTCGGCTCGCAATCGGAAGCTGGTCTACGAAACCACCATCGAGGAACTCGGTCTCAGATCGTATGGCGTCGCGGACGGAGACTGGTCCGGCCAGTCCGGGTACGACGCCGTCCAAGGACTGCCCGCGACGTGCGGAGTCACCGCCGTCATCGCAGCCAGCGACCAGGCTGCGATGGGAGCCATCCGCGCGGCACTCGAGCGAGGTTGGCGCGTTCCGGACGACATCAGCGTGTTCGGCTGGGACGACTACGACATGGGCCGTTACGCCACCCCGGCGCTCTCGACAGTCGCCGTGGACCGAGACGCCCAAGGCCGCGAAGCGATCCTGAAGCTCATCGCCACGGTACGCGGTGAGGAGCCGCCGGAACCCTCACACGACCCCATCAACCGAATCATCATCCGTGAGTCAGTTGCACCTGCCCCCCGCAGGGGCGCCCAGGACACGAGCAGCTGA
- a CDS encoding IS3 family transposase, with the protein MNCYPFIEAEKAGDHNVKRACELLQVSRSAYYADRTSGPSLREQRDAELTGKIVEIHDDSRHTYGSPRVHRELKAQGERCSRKRVARLMRAADRYGRTPRRWKKTTIADPAAATRPDLIGRDFDIDPDHPGQLDRRWCGDITYIHTWQGWLYLATVIDLASRRVVGWAVADHLRTDLVADALTDAVNRRRPAAGVVFHSDRGCQYTSAQFANLARDLCVTLSVGRKGQCWDNAVAESFFATVKTELIHRRAWPTRKAASSALFDYIEGWYNTRRRHSTLGYLSPTQYESSLTVTAEQVA; encoded by the coding sequence GTGAACTGTTACCCGTTCATCGAGGCGGAGAAGGCGGGCGACCACAACGTGAAGCGGGCGTGTGAGTTGCTGCAGGTCTCCCGTTCCGCCTACTACGCCGACCGCACCAGCGGCCCCTCGTTGCGCGAGCAGCGCGACGCCGAACTGACCGGCAAGATCGTCGAGATCCACGACGACTCCCGCCACACCTACGGCTCGCCGCGGGTGCACCGCGAGCTGAAGGCCCAAGGCGAGCGATGTTCCCGCAAACGGGTCGCCCGGCTGATGCGGGCCGCCGACCGGTACGGGCGAACCCCACGAAGATGGAAGAAGACCACCATCGCCGACCCGGCCGCAGCCACCCGCCCGGACCTGATCGGCCGCGACTTCGACATCGACCCCGACCACCCCGGTCAGCTGGATCGCCGCTGGTGCGGTGACATCACCTACATCCACACCTGGCAAGGCTGGCTCTACCTGGCCACCGTGATCGACCTCGCCTCCCGCCGGGTCGTCGGCTGGGCCGTCGCTGACCATCTGCGCACCGACCTGGTCGCCGACGCGCTCACCGACGCCGTCAACCGGCGCCGGCCCGCGGCCGGCGTGGTGTTCCACTCCGATAGGGGCTGTCAGTACACCTCGGCCCAGTTCGCCAACCTGGCAAGGGATCTGTGCGTGACACTGTCGGTCGGTCGCAAGGGTCAGTGCTGGGACAACGCCGTGGCCGAGTCCTTCTTCGCCACCGTGAAGACCGAGCTGATCCACCGCCGTGCTTGGCCGACCCGCAAGGCCGCCAGCAGCGCGCTCTTCGACTACATCGAGGGCTGGTACAACACCCGCCGGCGCCATTCCACCCTCGGCTATCTCAGCCCTACACAGTACGAATCCAGCCTCACGGTCACGGCCGAGCAGGTAGCCTGA
- a CDS encoding extracellular solute-binding protein: MSAYDARPLTRRAVLAGGAALSLAGAVGCSNNGRGGVSVQNDEASRAKIRPAYVRYSGVEPDLAGAEYNIPDAFRRYPATPVRAVTEPPGDGKPIQITTVTNTPIPPKLEQNRFWQELNKQVGSPVAVSLTSSVDYTQKFATAVAGDRLGDIFMVGVVPQVPQLLSAKAADLTPHLAGDNIKKYPFLANLPEACWNSGIFDGKIYGVPIPRGAISSQVLYSREDILETQGLKAEVKSADDFVELCKSLTNRTLNRFALATPPTQYVQNMFGMPNTWSKNGDALVSYLEHEAHEEVFGILQKLWKSGYIHPDAFSGQNLDMKTRFSNGSSPLVLDTFSGWVGYLQTMVGKDSRIAIIPPPKHDGSGQGQTWLGAPTTSITAISKKAEGRVETLLSYLNYLATPFGTQEYLFRKYGLPGVHHRLVDGNPVLNEKGFSETQLGLQYQADAPWTIFLPEKEGSSDAEFKAMKAVCPNAIANPATGLYSETDVRKGPQLIAAVKEVTDDIIQGRKPVSAWAAAVKKWKSDGGDKIAEELAQALKMSR; the protein is encoded by the coding sequence ATGAGTGCTTACGATGCGCGGCCGCTGACCCGTCGGGCGGTGCTCGCGGGGGGCGCGGCGCTGAGCTTGGCCGGTGCCGTCGGCTGTTCCAACAACGGTAGGGGCGGCGTCAGCGTGCAGAACGACGAGGCGTCCCGCGCCAAGATCCGGCCCGCCTATGTACGCTACTCCGGGGTCGAGCCCGATCTGGCCGGCGCCGAATACAACATCCCGGACGCGTTCCGCCGTTACCCGGCGACGCCGGTCCGCGCCGTGACCGAGCCTCCGGGTGACGGCAAACCCATCCAGATCACGACGGTCACCAACACGCCTATCCCTCCCAAGCTCGAGCAGAATCGGTTCTGGCAAGAGCTCAACAAACAGGTGGGATCGCCGGTCGCGGTCAGCCTCACGTCCTCGGTGGACTACACCCAGAAGTTCGCCACGGCAGTCGCTGGCGACCGGCTCGGCGACATCTTCATGGTGGGCGTGGTTCCCCAGGTCCCGCAACTGCTGTCGGCCAAGGCGGCCGACCTCACACCGCACCTGGCCGGCGACAACATCAAGAAGTACCCCTTCCTCGCGAACCTTCCCGAGGCATGCTGGAACTCGGGCATCTTCGACGGCAAGATTTACGGCGTCCCCATTCCCCGCGGTGCCATCAGCTCCCAAGTCCTCTACAGCCGAGAGGACATCCTCGAGACACAGGGGCTGAAGGCGGAGGTCAAGAGCGCCGACGACTTCGTCGAGCTGTGCAAGAGCCTGACCAACCGGACACTGAACCGTTTCGCGCTGGCCACACCGCCGACGCAGTACGTGCAGAACATGTTCGGCATGCCGAACACCTGGAGCAAGAACGGCGACGCCCTCGTCAGCTACCTGGAACACGAGGCCCACGAGGAGGTCTTCGGGATCCTGCAGAAGCTCTGGAAGTCCGGCTACATCCACCCAGACGCCTTCTCCGGTCAGAACCTGGACATGAAGACGCGCTTCTCCAACGGCTCGAGCCCGCTGGTGCTGGACACCTTCAGCGGCTGGGTGGGGTATCTGCAGACGATGGTCGGCAAGGATTCCCGGATCGCGATCATCCCGCCACCGAAGCACGACGGCTCGGGCCAAGGCCAGACCTGGCTCGGCGCACCCACCACCAGCATCACGGCAATCAGCAAGAAGGCCGAGGGCCGGGTCGAGACGCTGCTGTCGTACCTGAACTACCTCGCGACGCCGTTCGGCACGCAGGAGTATCTCTTCCGCAAATACGGTCTCCCGGGCGTCCACCACCGGCTCGTCGACGGCAACCCGGTCCTCAACGAGAAGGGCTTCAGCGAGACCCAGCTGGGCCTCCAGTACCAGGCGGACGCGCCTTGGACGATTTTCCTGCCCGAGAAGGAGGGAAGCAGCGACGCCGAGTTCAAGGCGATGAAGGCGGTCTGCCCGAACGCGATCGCCAACCCGGCCACCGGACTGTACTCGGAAACCGATGTGCGTAAGGGCCCACAGCTCATCGCCGCCGTGAAGGAGGTGACCGACGACATCATCCAAGGCCGCAAGCCGGTGTCGGCCTGGGCAGCTGCGGTCAAGAAGTGGAAGAGCGACGGCGGCGACAAGATCGCCGAAGAGCTCGCCCAAGCACTCAAGATGTCGCGCTGA
- a CDS encoding Gfo/Idh/MocA family protein gives MPAPVRVAVVGAGGIAKACHLPALRSMAAAVEVVAVCDVDLEAARRMADDWTIPRYFTDLDQLLADQTPDLVIVSTPPSVHREPVIAALNAGAWVWCEKPPVLSLAEYDEIARHERAGGPYVSYVFQHRFGSAAQRLRELVANGALGRPLVALCNTLWYRPPGYFEVPWRGRWDTEGGGPTMGHGIHQIDLLLSLLGDWTEMVATAATLDRETETEDVSFAIVKFASGAIASVTNSLLSPREVSSLRFDFTHATVELEHVYGYHNANWRWTPSATADVAEASTWTPVEDESGSHQAQLRRLLDSYHRGERPAASGADGRRVLEFVAGLYQSAFEGRTVRRADLDSSNPFYRSMAGESPAEFADLLKPTKGDDHAQLRRPVRS, from the coding sequence GTGCCTGCACCTGTCCGTGTCGCCGTCGTGGGAGCCGGCGGGATCGCGAAAGCGTGCCACCTACCGGCCCTGCGGTCGATGGCGGCCGCCGTCGAGGTCGTCGCCGTGTGCGACGTCGATCTCGAGGCCGCGCGCCGGATGGCCGACGACTGGACGATTCCGCGGTACTTCACCGACCTCGACCAACTGCTGGCCGACCAGACGCCCGACCTGGTGATCGTGTCCACACCGCCGTCGGTACACCGCGAGCCGGTGATCGCCGCGCTGAACGCCGGTGCGTGGGTGTGGTGTGAGAAGCCCCCCGTGCTGTCACTGGCGGAGTACGACGAGATCGCACGTCATGAGCGTGCGGGCGGGCCGTATGTGAGTTACGTCTTCCAGCATCGCTTCGGCTCAGCGGCACAACGACTCCGGGAACTGGTCGCCAACGGCGCGCTCGGCAGACCACTCGTTGCCTTGTGCAACACTCTCTGGTACCGGCCGCCCGGGTACTTCGAAGTGCCGTGGCGTGGGCGCTGGGACACCGAGGGCGGCGGACCCACCATGGGCCACGGAATCCATCAGATCGACCTTCTGCTCTCGCTGCTGGGTGACTGGACCGAGATGGTCGCGACCGCCGCGACCCTGGACCGGGAGACCGAGACGGAAGACGTGTCGTTCGCGATCGTGAAGTTCGCCTCCGGTGCGATCGCTTCGGTGACGAACAGCCTCCTTTCGCCGCGCGAGGTCAGCTCTCTGCGATTCGACTTCACCCACGCGACCGTCGAGCTCGAGCACGTCTACGGCTACCACAACGCGAACTGGCGCTGGACTCCATCGGCGACCGCCGACGTCGCTGAGGCAAGTACCTGGACACCGGTCGAGGACGAATCCGGCTCTCACCAGGCACAGCTGCGCCGATTGCTCGACAGCTACCACCGGGGCGAACGCCCCGCCGCCAGCGGAGCCGACGGCCGGCGAGTACTCGAGTTCGTCGCGGGTTTGTATCAGTCCGCGTTCGAAGGCCGGACCGTTCGACGCGCTGATCTCGATTCCTCGAACCCCTTTTACCGATCGATGGCCGGTGAATCGCCTGCGGAGTTCGCCGACCTCCTCAAGCCGACCAAGGGAGACGACCATGCCCAGCTCCGTCGTCCTGTCCGTTCGTGA